The following are from one region of the Juglans regia cultivar Chandler chromosome 10, Walnut 2.0, whole genome shotgun sequence genome:
- the LOC109008939 gene encoding ABC transporter B family member 15-like — translation MGKEKGMSVVVKKRKSSILSIFMHADGVDLWLMALGILGSVGDGFSTPLVLFISSRLMNNIGVASVSLTQNFQCNFNRNAVALVYLACGSFVACFLEGYCWTRTGERQATRLRARYLKAVLRQDVGYFDLHVTSTSEVIKSVSNDSLVIQDVIGEKVPNFLTNASMFVGSYIAAFLLLWRLAIVGFPFIVLLVIPGLMYGRTLMGLARNMREEYNHAGMIAEQAISSIRTVYAFVGESKAIAAFSAALQGSVKLGLRQGLAKGLAIGSNGVVFAIWSFMSYYGSRLVMYHGAEGGTVFVVGAAIAVGGLALGAALSNLKYFSEAMSAGERIMEVIKRIPKIDSDNIDGQILERVSGNVEFRNVEFAYPSRPESIIFKDFCLEIPAGKTVALVGGSGSGKSTVIALLQRFYDPLGGAIFLDGIAIDKLQLKWLRSQMGLVSQEPALFATTIKENILFGMEDAAMEEVVKAAKAANAHNFICQLPQGFDTQAGEGGVQMSGGQKQRIAIARAIIKKPRILLLDEATSALDSQSERLVQEALDKVAIGRTTIVIAHRLSSVQNADLIAVIQNGRVMETGSHDELIQNKHGFYTSLVHLQQTEKQTDPEEVTCANSSSSISNIDTNNTSSRRLSMASRSSSTNSVAPTRALVAGENQVEVTNFPLPSFRRLLALNLPEWKQACLGCLGAILFGAVQPVYAFAMGSMISVYFLKSHDEIKEKTRIYSLCFLGLAVLSLLINIIQHYNFAYMGENLTKRIRERMLSKMLTFEVGWFEKDENSSGAICSRLAKDANVVRSLVGDRMALLVQTFSAVAVACTMGMVISWRLAIVMIAVQPIIIVCFYTRRVLLKSMSSKAMKAQDESSKLAAEAVANLRTVTAFSSQDRILRMLEKAQEGPRRESRRQSWYAGIGLGASQSLTTCTWALDFWYGGRLLSKGQITTESLFETFMILVSTGRVIADAGSMTSDLAKGSNAVGSIFAVLDRYTGIVPEDPEGYQPEKIMGRVEIRDVDFAYPARPKVIVFKGFSIDIEAGKSTALVGQSGSGKSTVIGLIERFYDPLKGSVKIDGRDIRSFNLRSLRKHIALVSQEPTLFSGTIRENIAYGASNKVEETEIAQAARLANAYDFIAGLKDGFNTWCGNRGVQLSGGQKQRIAIARAILRNPSMLLLDEATSALDSQSEKVVQDALECVMAGRTSVVVAHRLSTIQSCDMIAVLDKGRVVERGTHSSLLAKGLGGAYYSLVNLQRKPINTSHPSN, via the exons ATGGGAAAGGAAAAAGGCATGAGTGTGGTCgtaaagaagaggaagagttCTATACTATCCATATTCATGCATGCAGATGGTGTAGACTTGTGGTTGATGGCTCTTGGGATCCTTGGATCCGTTGGTGACGGGTTCTCTACGCCGCTGGTGTTGTTTATCAGTAGCCGGTTGATGAACAATATCGGCGTTGCCTCAGTTTCTTTAACACAGAATTTTCAGTGTAACTTCAATagg AACGCAGTGGCTCTTGTGTACTTGGCCTGTGGGTCATTCGTCGCTTGCTTCCTAG AGGGGTATTGTTGGACCAGAACAGGCGAGAGACAAGCCACAAGGTTGAGAGCTAGATATTTGAAGGCAGTGTTGCGGCAAGATGTGGGTTATTTTGATTTGCATGTGACAAGCACATCCGAGGTCATCAAAAGTGTCTCAAATGACAGCCTCGTAATTCAAGATGTTATAGGCGAaaag GTCCCAAATTTTTTGACGAATGCTTCTATGTTCGTTGGAAGCTATATAGCAGCGTTCTTATTGCTATGGAGACTAGCTATCGTGGGGTTCCCATTTATTGTGCTTTTGGTAATACCTGGTTTGATGTACGGGAGAACTCTGATGGGACTGGCGAGGAATATGAGGGAAGAGTATAATCATGCGGGTATGATAGCAGAACAGGCGATATCTTCTATCAGAACCGTTTATGCGTTTGTGGGGGAGAGCAAGGCAATTGCAGCGTTCTCTGCAGCTTTACAGGGGTCGGTGAAGTTGGGTTTAAGGCAGGGGTTGGCTAAAGGTTTGGCCATCGGAAGCAACGGCGTTGTCTTTGCTATTTGGTCTTTCATGTCTTACTACGGTAGTAGACTTGTCATGTACCATGGCGCCGAGGGTGGTACTGTTTTCGTTGTTGGAGCCGCCATTGCCGTTGGTGGATT AGCTTTAGGTGCTGCTTTATCCAACTTGAAGTACTTCTCTGAAGCAATGTCAGCGGGAGAACGTATTATGGAAGTGATAAAAAGAATCCCCAAGATTGACTCCGACAACATTGACGGCCAGATTTTAGAGAGAGTCTCAGGCAACGTTGAATTTAGAAACGTCGAATTCGCATACCCATCAAGACCGGAGAGCATTATCTTCAAAGATTTCTGCCTAGAGATACCAGCAGGAAAGACTGTAGCTTTGGTGGGTGGGAGTGGCTCCGGAAAATCCACTGTGATAGCACTGTTGCAGAGGTTTTATGACCCACTTGGGGGAGCGATATTTCTTGATGGGATTGCCATTGATAAGTTGCAGCTCAAGTGGCTAAGGTCGCAGATGGGTTTGGTGAGCCAAGAGCCTGCACTTTTTGCGACCACCATTAAAGAGAACATACTTTTCGGTATGGAGGATGCTGCCATGGAAGAAGTTGTCAAGGCTGCCAAAGCTGCTAACgctcataattttatatgtcaGCTCCCTCAGGGATTTGATACCCAG GCCGGCGAGGGAGGTGTTCAAATGTCAGGAGGACAGAAGCAGAGGATCGCCATTGCGCGAGCAATAATCAAGAAACCCAGAATCCTCCTCCTAGATGAGGCAACAAGTGCATTAGACTCGCAGTCCGAACGGCTTGTCCAAGAAGCCCTAGACAAGGTTGCCATTGGCCGCACCACCATCGTAATTGCTCACCGCTTGTCCAGCGTTCAAAATGCCGACCTGATTGCTGTCATTCAAAACGGTCGAGTCATGGAGACAGGTTCACACGACGAGTTGATCCAAAACAAACATGGGTTTTACACTTCCCTTGTCCATCTTCAACAGACCGAGAAACAGACAGACCCAGAAGAAGTCACTTGTGCCAATTCATCATCTTCTATATCAAACATAGACACCAACAACACGAGCAGCCGGAGGCTTTCCATGGCGAGCAGGTCAAGTTCTACCAACTCGGTAGCACCGACCCGGGCTTTAGTTGCTGGAGAAAATCAGGTAGAAGTTACAAATTTTCCACTGCCATCGTTTCGAAGGTTGTTAGCTTTGAATCTTCCTGAGTGGAAGCAAGCATGCTTGGGGTGTTTGGGTGCTATACTGTTTGGTGCTGTTCAACCGGTGTATGCGTTCGCCATGGGGTCCATGATCTCGGTGTATTTTTTGAAAAGCCATGATGAGATTAAGGAAAAGACAAGGATTTACTCACTTTGTTTTCTTGGGTTGGCTGTGTTGTCACTGTTGATTAATATCATTCAGCACTATAATTTCGCTTACATGGGAGAGAACTTGACGAAGAGGATTAGAGAGAGGATGCTTTCCAAGATGCTCACTTTTGAAGTTGGTTGGTTTGAGAAAGATGAGAATTCTAGTGGTGCCATTTGCTCTAGACTCGCCAAAGATGCTAATGTG GTGAGGTCTTTAGTGGGTGACAGAATGGCCCTTCTGGTACAGACCTTCTCGGCTGTAGCTGTGGCCTGCACAATGGGCATGGTCATTTCATGGAGGCTTGCCATTGTCATGATTGCGGTCCAGCCGATCATCATAGTCTGCTTCTACACTAGACGTGTCCTACTCAAAAGCATGTCCAGCAAGGCCATGAAAGCCCAAGATGAAAGTAGCAAGCTTGCTGCTGAAGCAGTTGCCAATCTCCGTACTGTCACCGCCTTCTCTTCGCAAGATCGAATCCTACGAATGCTTGAAAAGGCCCAAGAAGGACCGCGACGAGAGAGCAGGAGACAGTCATGGTATGCAGGTATTGGGCTTGGTGCTTCTCAAAGCCTCACAACTTGTACTTGGGCTTTAGACTTTTGGTACGGCGGCAGACTTCTCTCCAAGGGTCAGATCACAACTGAATCTCTTTTTGAGACCTTCATGATATTGGTAAGCACTGGCCGCGTCATTGCTGATGCAGGTAGCATGACCTCTGACCTTGCTAAGGGCTCAAATGCTGTTGGGTCAATCTTTGCCGTTTTAGATCGATACACGGGAATTGTGCCTGAAGATCCAGAAGGTTACCAACCTGAGAAGATAATGGGCAGAGTGGAAATTCGAGATGTGGATTTTGCATACCCAGCTAGGCCGAAAGTGATAGTCTTCAAAGGCTTCTCGATCGACATCGAAGCTGGGAAATCAACAGCTTTGGTAGGACAAAGTGGGTCCGGAAAATCAACCGTCATAGGGTTGATTGAGAGATTCTATGACCCATTAAAAGGCTCGGTGAAAATCGATGGTAGAGATATAAGGTCCTTCAATCTTCGATCCTTAAGGAAGCACATTGCCCTTGTTAGCCAAGAGCCAACACTATTTTCTGGAACTATTAGGGAGAACATCGCTTACGGAGCATCTAATAAAGTTGAGGAAACAGAGATTGCACAGGCTGCTAGACTAGCCAACGCTTACGACTTCATTGCAGGCCTAAAGGACGGGTTTAACACTTGGTGCGGCAATAGAGGTGTGCAACTATCTGGGGGGCAGAAGCAACGCATTGCGATAGCCCGTGCCATTCTTAGAAACCCCTCCATGCTATTGCTAGACGAGGCAACTAGCGCGCTAGATAGTCAGTCGGAGAAGGTAGTGCAAGACGCATTGGAGTGTGTGATGGCGGGGAGGACCAGTGTGGTGGTGGCGCACAGGTTAAGCACCATACAAAGCTGTGACATGATTGCTGTGTTGGATAAAGGGAGGGTGGTGGAGAGGGGGACCCATTCATCTTTGCTAGCAAAGGGCCTTGGTGGAGCGTACTACTCACTAGTCAATCTCCAAAGGAAACCGATCAATACTAGCCATCCATCCAACTAA
- the LOC109008940 gene encoding paired amphipathic helix protein Sin3-like 2, with the protein MKRLKDDLYAGPSQFKRPFGSSRADSNGQSQIPGVGGGGGLSGTSQKLTTTDAMTYLKEVKDMFQDQREKYNMFLEVMKDFKAQRTDTVGVIARVKELFKGHDNLILGFNTFLPKGYEITIHDVDETPPPKKTVEFQEAISFVNKIKKRFQNDEQVYKTFLDVLNMYRKEHKDITEVYNEVATLFDDHSDLLDEFTRFLPDSAHNAPHLQNSFLRVNERSSSTPTVRQMHMDKQRIRRDRIITSHVDGDLSVDNPELDDDKAMVKMHKEQRKRAEKDTRDRRNGDQDERDPDHDNNRDFTLQHFADKRKSARKIEVFGTSANYASHEDRDTLKNTCNQGFVFCDKVKEKLGSSDDYQAFLKCLNIYSKGIIKRSDLQILVTDLIGKYPDLMDGFNDLLDRSENIDGFLAGVIGKKSLFNDGYLPSSLKVEDRDKEHKRETDGAKEKERYREKYMYKSIQELDLSTRERCTPSYRLLPDDYPIPFASQRSELGAQVLNDHWVSVTSGSEDYSFKHMRRNQYEESLFRCEDDRFELDMLLESVSSAAKRVEELLNRVNENDVNLETPFHIEDHFTALNLRCIERLYGDHGLDVMDILRKNPTVALPVILTRLKQKQAEWTCCRTDFNKVWAEIYAKNHYKSLDHRSFYFKQQDSKNLSTKSLVAEIKELRETKQKEDDFLLAIAAGNRQPVVTHLDFEYSDISIHEDLYKLVQYSCEEVCSTKEQVNKVMRLWTTFLEPILGVPSRPHDIEGTEDIGKSKRHPMNCTVSGIGESDGSPIGDAIMMNSKQPKAGSNEMESTLSELAKFCGTMANGDLAKENNYLNANNFCRDDADCNTLWPVKEQKDKNVTDKMSGLTAQVAFGEQIAKSNASFATGAEISHGKTSLEVTPGFGATPSRLLHTVIQDDHVSKANAVVVPSSEGDAGSELVLLTNGLISEGTNLNRSREASARPSKIEKEEGELSPSGDFKEDNFVVFGESIELALPKAKKSRQYQAGKGEEINCQDAGGENDADDDNSENASEAGEDASGSESGGDECSRDEHEEEEDVDRDDVDGKAESEGEAEGMVDGHVAGGDGKLPFSERFLLSVKPLSKHVPEAFLDKERIDSGVFYGNDNFYVLFRLHQVLYERILSAKMNSTAAEMKWKISNDASSPNLYSRFMSALYNLLDGSAENAKFEDECRAIIGNHSYVLFTLDKLIYKLVKQLQTVATDEVDNKLLQLYDYEKSRKPGKLIDSVYYENARVLLHEENIYRLACSSATSRLSIQLMDSGSQKPEVFAVSMDPNFAVYLHNDYLSVFPGKKEPRGIMLQRNKQTYASVDEYFASCMAMEGTHTVSGLECKIACNSSKISYVLDTEDLFFRPRRNRRNSSRGTSLTRAEARVQRFHRFLSSS; encoded by the exons ATGAAGAGATTAAAAGATGACCTTTACGCTGGTCCTTCTCAATTCAAGCGGCCATTCGGTTCTTCGCGTGCGGACTC CAATGGGCAATCTCAAATCCCAGGGgttggaggaggaggtggtcTTAGCGGTACCTCGCAGAAACTAACAACTACTGATGCCATGACATATCTTAAGGAAGTGAAGGACATGTTTCAAGACCAGAGGGAAAAATATAACATGTTCCTTGAGGTCATGAAAGATTTTAAGGCGCAAAG AACCGACACTGTTGGCGTCATTGCAAGAGTAAAGGAATTATTTAAAGGGCATGATAACTTGATTTTAGGGTTTAACACCTTCTTGCCAAAGGGCTATGAGATAACCATTCATGACGTAGATGAGACTCCTCCACCAAAGAAGACGGTTGAATTTCAAGAAGCTATCAGCTTTGTGAACAAAataaag AAACGCTTTCAAAATGATGAACAAGTTTATAAAACATTCCTGGACGTTCTGAATATGTACCGGAAGGAGCACAAAGACATAACTGAGGTTTACAATGAG GTTGCCACACTTTTTGATGATCATTCGGATTTGCTTGATGAGTTCACAAGATTTCTTCCAGATTCCGCACATAATGCTCCACATCTCCAAAACTCATTTCTGCGTGTCAATGAGCGGAGCTCATCCACACCAACTGTGCGGCAAATGCATATGGACAAG CAACGTATTCGACGCGATAGGATTATTACTTCCCATGTTGATGGTGATCTTAGTGTTGATAATCCTGAGCTGGACGATGACAAAGCAATGGTAAAAATGCACAAGGAGCAGAGGAAACGTGCTGAAAAGGACACTAGGGATAGGAGAAATGGTGATCAGGATGAAAGAGACCCCGATCATGATAATAATAGGGACTTCACCTTGCAGCATTTCGCTGACAAAAGAAAATCAGCCAGAAAAATTGAAGTATTTGGAACGAGCGCAAACTATGCTTCCCATGAGGACAGAGATACTTTAAAGA ATACGTGCAACCAAGGATTCGTTTTCTGTGACAAAGTTAAGGAGAAATTGGGCAGTTCAGATGACTACCAGGCATTTTTGAAGTGCCTTAATATTTATAGCAAAGGAATAATTAAAAGGAGTGATTTACAAATTCTG GTGACTGATTTAATTGGAAAATATCCGGATCTTATGGATGGGTTTAATGATTTACTGGACCGCAGTGAGAATATTG ATGGGTTTCTTGCTGGTGTTATTGGTAAAA AATCATTGTTTAATGATGGCTATCTACCCAGTTCACTGAAGGTAGAAGACAGGGATAAAGAGCACAAGCGTGAAACTGATGGAgctaaagaaaaggaaagatatAGGGAGAAGTATATGTATAAATCCATTCAAGAGCTTGACCTCTCCACTCGTGAGCGTTGTACTCCCAGCTACAGGCTTCTGCCAGATGAT TATCCAATACCATTTGCAAGCCAAAGGTCAGAGCTTGGTGCTCAAGTATTGAATGATCATTGGGTATCGGTGACTTCCGGAAGTGAGGACTACTCTTTTAAACATATGCGCAGAAATCAGTATGAAGAAAGCCTATTCAGATGTGAAGATGATAG ATTTGAGCTGGACATGTTGTTAGAGTCTGTCAGCTCAGCTGCTAAACGTGTGGAGGAATTGTTGAACCGTGTCAATGAAAATGACGTCAATTTGGAGACTCCTTTCCATATTGAAGATCACTTCACAG CTCTAAATCTAAGGTGTATTGAACGTTTATATGGTGACCATGGGCTTGATGTAATGGATATATTGCGAAAAAATCCCACTGTTGCACTACCTGTCATACTAACTCGCCTAAAGCAGAAACAAGCGGAGTGGACATGCTGCCGCACTGATTTTAACAAGGTTTGGGCTGAAATCTATGCCAAAAACCACTACAAGTCACTTGATCACCGCAGCTTCTATTTCAAGCAACAAGATTCAAAGAACTTGAGCACAAAAT CTTTGGTAGCTGAGATCAAGGAATTGAGGGAGACAAAGCAAAAAGAGGATGATTTTCTTCTGGCTATTGCTGCTGGAAACAGGCAACCTGTAGTTACACATCTGGATTTTGAATACTCCGATATCAGCATTCATGAAGACTTGTATAAACTTGTCCAATACTCATGTGAAGAGGTTTGCTCAACTAAAGAACAGGTGAATAAAGTAATGAGGCTTTGGACTACCTTCTTAGAGCCAATATTGGGTGTTCCTTCTCGGCCTCATGACATAGAGGGTACTGAAGATATTGGAAAATCTAAGCGTCATCCTATGAATTGTACTGTGTCAGGCATAGGAGAAAGTGATGGAAGTCCTATTGGTGATGCCATTATGATGAATTCTAAGCAACCAAAAGCTGGTAGTAATGAGATGGAAAGCACTTTGTCAGAACTAGCAAAATTTTGTGGGACCATGGCAAATGGGGACTTggctaaagaaaataattatctcAACGCCAATAATTTCTGTAGAGATGATGCTGATTGTAATACTCTTTGGCCAGTCAAAGAGCAGAAGGATAAAAATGTGACTGATAAAATGTCAGGATTAACTGCACAAGTTGCCTTTGGTGAACAAATAGCCAAATCTAATGCATCTTTTGCAACTGGAGCAGAAATTAGTCATGGAAAAACCAGCTTGGAGGTGACTCCAG GTTTTGGTGCAACTCCATCCAGACTACTTCACACTGTCATTCAAGACGACCATGTATCCAAAGCTAATGCTGTTGTTGTACCTTCATCTGAG GGAGATGCTGGTTCCGAACTCGTTTTATTGACAAATGGATTGATTAGCGAAGGCACCAATCTCAACAGATCTCGTGAAGCATCAGCTAGACCCtcgaaaattgaaaaagaagaggGCGAGTTATCGCCTAGTGGTGATTTTAAGGAGGATAATTTTGTTGTCTTTGGAGAATCTATTGAACTGGCTCTGCCTAAGGCTAAAAAAAGCAGGCAATACCAGGCTGGGAAGGGAGAAGAGATAAATTGTCAGGATGCTGGAGGAGAAAATGATGCAGATGATGACAACAGTGAAAATGCTTCTGAGGCTGGTGAAGATGCCTCAGGCAGTGAGTCTGGTGGTGATGAGTGTTCCAGAGATGAGCATGAAGAGGAGGAAGATGTTGATCGTGATGACGTTGATGGTAAGGCTGAGAGTGAAGGTGAGGCTGAGGGGATGGTCGATGGACATGTTGCTGGAGGGGATGGCAAGCTGCCATTTTCAGAACGGTTTCTTTTGTCTGTGAAGCCTCTCTCAAAGCATGTGCCTGAGGCATTTCTTGacaaagaaagaatagattCTGGAGTTTTTTATGGGAACGACAACTTTTATGTACTTTTCAGGCTTCATCAA GTACTGTATGAAAGGATATTATCAGCAAAAATGAATTCGACAGCTGctgaaatgaaatggaaaatttCAAATGATGCTAGTTCACCAAATCTCTATTCCAG ATTTATGAGTGCACTGTACAATTTGCTTGATGGATCTGCTGAAAATGCAAAGTTTGAGGATGAATGCCGAGCTATCATTGGAAACCATTCATATGTGTTATTCACATTGGACAAGTTAATCTATAAATTAGTCAAACAG CTTCAAACTGTTGCAACTGATGAGGTAGACAATAAGCTTCTTCAATTATACGACTATGAAAAATCCCGGAAGCCTGGGAAGTTAATTGATTCTGTATATTATGAAAATGCACGTGTCCTCCTTCATGAGGAAAATATATATCGTTTGGCATGT TCCTCTGCCACCTCCCGGCTGTCTATCCAGCTGATGGACAGTGGGAGTCAAAAGCCCGAGGTGTTTGCAGTTTCCATGGATCCTAATTTTGCAGTTTATCTGCATAATGATTATCTGTCAGTATTTCCTGGGAAAAAGGAGCCACGTGGAATTATGCTGCAAAG AAACAAGCAAACATATGCGAGCGTAGATGAATATTTTGCTTCATGCATGGCCATGGAAGGTACCCATACAGTCAGTGGTTTGGAGTGTAAGATAGCTTGCAATTCGTCAAAG